The DNA window CGACAGCGACCGGATGATGTACGGCACCGGCGCGACGATCTACGGCACCACCGGCCTGACCAAGTGGGACACCGGCGGCACGTTCACCATCACGCCGATGGTGAAGGGGCTGGAGGAGACCGCGGTGCTCGACCTGATCAGCCCGCCGTCCGGGGCGCCGCTGGTCAGCGGGCTCGGCGACGTCGGCGGCTTCCGGCACACCGACCTCGGCGCGGTGCCGCCGATGATGTTCACCCAGCCGGGGTTCACCAGCACCACCAGCCTCGACTACGCGGAGACCAAGCCCGCGGTGATGGTGCGGGCCGGCAACTTCACCGACTCCGACCGGCCCAACGACAGCCATGTGGCCTTCTCCACCGACGGCGGGGCCAACTGGTTCCAGGGCACCGAACCCGGCGGGATCAACAACGGCGGCACGGTGGCCGCGTCCGCGGACGGCGGCCAGTTCGTCTGGTCGCCCGGCGACGCCGGGCAGCAGGTGGTCCGCTCGGTCGGCTTCGGCAACTCGTGGACCGCCGCCACCGGCATCCCGGCCAACGCGACGGTCGAGTCCGACCGGGTCAACCCGAACAAGTTCTACGGCGTCAGCGCCGGGAAGTTCTACGTCAGCACCAACGGCGGGGCGAGCTTCACCGCCACCGCGGCGACCGGACTGCCCACCACCGGCGTCAAGTTCAAGGCGCTGCCCGGGGTCGAGGGCGACCTCTGGCTGGCGGGCGCGGGTGGCCTGTGGCACTCCACCAACTCCGGGGCCAGCTTCACGAAGCTGACCGGCGTGTCGTCGGCGGTGAACGTCGGCTTCGGCAAGGCGGCGCCCGGGAAGACCTACCCGGCGTTGTTCACCGTCGGCACGGTCGACGGCACGGCCGGGGTGCACCGTTCCGACGACGCCGGCGCGACGTGGGTGCGGATCAACGACGACAAGCACCAGTACGGCAACGCGGGCGAGGCGCTCACCGGCGACCCGCGCGTCTACGGCCGGGTCTACCTGGGCACCAACGGCCGGGGCATCCTGGTGGCGGACCGGCTCGGCGGCACGCCGACGCCGACCCCCACCTCGGCGAGCCCGACGCCGACCCCGTCCTCGCCGTCGCCCTCGCCGACCCCGACGCCCACGCCGACCCCCACCCCGACCGCGCCGAGTCCCACGCCGACCCCGTCGTCGACCGGGCGCGGGTGCGCGGCCGCCTACGCGGTGACGAACACCTGGCCGGGTGGTTTCCAGGGCGAGGTGGCGGTGCGCAACTCCGGCACCACGCCGATCGCCGGGTGGACGCTGACCTGGACCTTCCCGGACGGTCAGCGGATCTCCCAGCTGTGGAGCGGGTCGTACACGCAGACCGGCGCGGCAGTGACGGTCACCGACGCGGGCTGGAACGGCAACCTCGGCGTCGGCGGGTCGACCACTGTCGGCTTCACCGGCACCGCGACCGGCGGCAACCGCGCGCCGACCGTCTCCTGCGCCGCCCGCTGAGCCGGGGAGAAGGCACGACAGCGGTGGCCGCTCCCGAGTGTGGGGGCGGCCACCGTTCTGCGGGTGAGCCGTTCGGTCAGCCGTCCAGGCCGGCCGGGGAGTTCGGCCGGTCGACGTCCACGAACTCGATCTCGTCGGCGCCGCCGTCGCGGCTGCCGGCGGCACGGGCGGCGGTGCCGGCGGCCCAGCCGATGGCCGCGCCGGCCAGGGCCGCCGCGATCAACAACGTCCAGGGCAGCGCGGGACGGCGACCGGCGAGCGCGTCGAAGGCGAGGCCGGCCCGTCGGCGTGCCTCGTCGGCGGCGGAGCCGACCAGGTCGGTGGCGTCGTCGGCCAGGCCGGAGGAGCTGCGGCGGGCGGTGCGGGTGACGTCGCGCACGCTGTCCCCGGCGGAACCGACCGCGGAGAGCAGGTGCTGCCACGCCTGGTCCGCGACCCGCTCGGGCTTGCTGCGGCGGTCGATCAGGCTGGATCCGAACATTGTTCTACCTCCTCGGGGTGCCACTCCCGCTGGGCAGTGCCCCACCCGCTGCCGTCCCAAACGCCCGACCGCTCACCCGAACGCGCCGACGGGTGGGTGTTCCCCGGGACGTGCGCGGGCCCGCTACCCTGGGTCGGCGGATCGGTCGACCCGGCTCGGTCGTTCGGCTGGTCACGGTCCGCGTCGAAGGGGAATTCGGAACCCGGAGGTCCGGATTGGGCTCGCCCAGGTGTGCCCAGTCCGCGAATTGCTCATCCCGGGGGGTGGCGACCGGGGCCGTTGGAGGAATACTCTCGGTCGCGGCCCGCGTACTGATGAGGCGCCCGTTGGGGCGAGTGGAGGTGCTCGCGTGAGCCTGTCGATCGTGAAGTCGTTGCGTCCGGGTGGTGCCGTCCAGATCGCGCCCCGAGGGGAGATCGACGTCGACACCGCGTACGAGGTGCGGGAAGCGATCGCCGAGGTGCTCGCCAAGGGGCGCCCCGCGCGGATCGAGCTGAACATGCGGCTCGTGACGTTCATCGACTCCGTCGGCATCAGCGCCATGGTGGCCGGCTTCCAGACCTGCGAGGTCAGCGGCGTCAAGCTCGTGGTGACCGAGCCGAGCCGGTTCGTGCACCGCCAGCTCTGGGTGACCGGCCTGCTCGGCCTCTTCGGCGCGCCCGAGCCCTGGTTCGCCGACGACACCCCCGAGGTGCTCCCCGGCGCCTGACGCCCGCCGACCGGCCCCACCGACCGGAGGACCTTCGACCCGTTGCCAGCTTGGCCCCGGTACGGGACGATCGTCCGGACCCACGACGGCGAGGGGGACCGGTTGCAGAGTAGCGACAGTTTCAGCTACACCGTGCAGGCCCGGTGCCGCCGGGCGGATGCGGTGGACCTGCTCGGTGACCTGAGCCGGCAGGGTGAGCTGCATCCGTTGATCGTGCGGGTGCGGCAGTTGCCGCCCCGGCCCGGTGCGCTGGCCAGCTATGCGATCACCGACCGGCTGGAACTCGGACCGCTGCACTTCCCGGTGACCTACCAGGCCGACGTGTTGATCGCCAACGACGACGAGGTGGTCACCGTGGCACGGCAGCAACCGGCGACCACGGTGCGCAACCACACCCGGCTGCGCGACGAGCCCGACGGCGTGGTGCGGATCGACGTGGAGATCACTCTCACCGCGCCGGCGCCGCTGTTCGGCTACGCGTTCCGCCAGGCCCGGGCGGCCCACCTGGGCCTCGCCGCCCGGCTCGGCGCGACCCTGGAGGGCCGGCCGGCCTGACCCGCCCCCATGGCTTGTGGGTGGAGACGGGGTGAGCAGCGCGCTGGCGGTCCCGATCAGCCAGACCGCCACGCTCAGCGGCGCGAACAGCCAGGTCACCAGCAACGCCGCCGCCGGATAGACCACCTCGGGGTCGGCCCCGCGCAGCCCGGCCACGCCGAGCGCGAGCAGCGTCAGGTCGGTGCCGAGCCAGCCCAGCGACGTGGTCAGGTGCGCGGCGAGCAGCACTTTGCGGCCGGCGGGGGAGAGTCGTCTCATGCCACCGATCGTCGGCCGCCGCGTGGCCCACGTCGTGGGTCAGGCGGCGACACCAGGCGTACGTCGGTGAGCGTAGTGCTCAGTAGACCGACAGGTGCACGTGGTTGGTGTGGTCGCTGGACGGGTCGCCGTTGCCACCGCTGTACGACTTCCACCCGCTGCTGGGCAACCAGATCCGCTTGAACCAGATCACGTAGAGCACGGCGAGCGGGTCGGCGTTGCGGATGAAGTACGCGGACAGGTTGTTGCCGTACGTCTTGTCCCCGCCGCTGGCGACTCCGCCGAAGCCGTCCTTCTGCGCCGCGAAGTCGCAGGCCCGCCCCTTCGGGTGCTCACCGGAGCCGCTGGGCCGATGGCAGGAGACGTACCTGGTGAAGCCGGCCGCCTTGGCCTGCTGCAACGCGTGCAGCGTGCGCGGGGTGATGCAGCCGCTGGCCGGCGTCGGGTCGTTGACGCTGCACGACTCCGCAGGCCAGGAGCCGTCGGAGTTGCGCTTGGCCGGCTTCGCGTTCGCCGTGGACGTGCCCCGGGTGCTGCCGCCGTCGTCGCCCGCGTCGCTGCCGCGGCTCGGGGCCGGCCGCCGGTTGGCGACCTCCAGCGCCCGCTCGGCCTGGTTCTTGCGCTTCGCCATCAGCGTGACCTGCTTGCGCTGTTCGGTGATCTCGCCGTCGAGCGCGGCGCGGGTGCGGGTCGCCTCGTCCCGGGTGGCGATCAGGTCGCGCAGCGTCCGGTCCTCGTGCGCGGCGACCGTCTCCAGCGCCGCGGCCCGGTCCATGAAGCCTTCCGGCGTCCGGCTGGCGAGCAGTGCCGCGGCGGTGCCCATCCGGCCGGTGCGGTACGCCACCCCGGCGATCTCACCGACCTTGGCGTCGCGTTCGGCCAACTCCACGTCGATGGTCTTGAGTCGGTCGTTGAGCTGCTTCTGCCGGGTCACCGAGCGGTTCAGCGCGGCCTTCGCCTCCAGCCAGCCCTTGCTGGCCGCGTCGAGCTGGTCGCGCAGCGCGGGGGTGCCGCCCTCGTCGTCGCCGGGCGCGGCGGCGAGCAGGCCGGTCGGGGAGGCCGCCCGCGCCGCCGGGGCGGGGGAGACCGGCACGGTCCCGACGCCGAGGGCCAGCGTCGCGACGAGTAGGGCCGCCAACCGGGCGGCCGTCCGTCGTACAGGTGCCACTGTGGGCATTCGCGTGTCCTTCCGTCAACCGCCGACCGGGTTAGCTGACGGGTTCGGGACGGAAGATCCCTACCGCTGACGCGGATGCACCCCACGTACGTGGTTCCCCGGCTCGCCCTGCGGGCGATTAGGCGCCGGCCGCGCCCACGGGTGCCGGAGTGACGCCCGAGGTGTGGCCGCGGCCGAGCCTACCGGCGTTGCCCGGAGCCGGCTCCGCCACCCGGAGCCGGTAACCGGGCAAAACCGGCATAGGCCAACAATAACCACGCTGATTTAAGTCTGTCCTCAATTACCACCCGGTCGGGCCACAGGTGCCGGCTGACGCTCCGGGTTCGATCTGCAACGTGGCGTGGTCGATCGAGAAGTCCTCGTGCAGCGCGGCCCGGGCCGCGGCCAGCACGTTGGCGACCTCGGCGCCCCCGTCGACGGTGAGGTGCGCCGAGGCGACGTCCATGCCCGAGGTGAGCGTCCAGACGTGCAGGTCGTGCACCTCGGCCACGCCGGGCACGGCGGCCAGCCGGTCGTGCACCGCGGTCACCTGGAGGTGCTCCGGTGCGGCCTGCACCAGGATGCGCACCGCGGCGCGGCCGAGCCGCCAGGTGCGCGGCAGGATGAACAGGCCGATCGCCACCGCGACCACCGGGTCGGCCCACCACCAGTCGGTGAGCGCGATGACCAGCGCGGCGCCGATCACGCCGAGCGAGCCGAGCAGGTCGCCCAGCACCTCCAGATAGGCGCCCCGCAGGTTGATGCTCTCCTGCGCGCCGGAGCGCAGCAGCGCGAACGCGGCGACGTTGGCGAACAGGCCGAGCACGGCGACCACGAGCATCGGGCCGGCGAGCACCTCGGGCGGCTCGCCGAACCGGCGGACCGCCTCGACGAGGACGTAGATCGCGACGGCGCCGAGCAGCACCGCGTTCGCCAGCGCCGCGAGCACCTCGAGTCGGTAGAGCCCGAACGTGCGCTGCGGGTCGGTGCGGGCGCGTCGGGTGGCGCTGATCGCCGCGAGCGCCATGCCGATGCCCAGCACGTCGGTGAACATGTGCCCGGCGTCGGAGAGCAGGGCGAGCGAGCCGGTCGTGACGGCGGCCACCGCCTCGACCAGCATCAGCGCGGCGAGCAGCGCGAAGGCGGCCCAGAGTCGCCCTGCGTGGCGGTGCGCCGCGTTCGCCACCGCGCCGCTGTGGTCATGACCTGCGCCCACGCACACACCCTCCGCCTCGTGCCCCGGCCGGAACCAATCTATGCTCACATCGCTATGTGTGCAAGTGAGGGTGGGGTCACGCCACCGGGTCGAGCGTGGTCAGGCGCTGGGTGGCCCGGGAGAGCGCCACGTAGAGCGTGCGGACCCCGGAACCCGGATCGGCCCGGATCTCACCCGGCGCCACCAGCACCACACCGTCGTACTCCATGCCCTTGGCCTGCAGGCTGGTCACCACCTGGAGCCGGCCGCCGCCCAGCTCGCCCAGCCAGCCGGCCACCTCGTCCCGGCGCGGCACCGGCGTGATCACGCCGACCGTCCCCTCCACCTCGGCCAGCAGCGTCCGGGCCGCCTCGACAGTGGCCGCCGGCAGCTCGGCGGCGGCCACCGTGCGCCGCACCGGCGGCACGCCGGTGGACCGCACCGCGTCGGGCAACGCCAGATCCGGGTACAGCCGGCGGATCTCCGCCGCCGCCACCGCGAAGATCTCCGCCGAGTTGCGGTAGTTGGTGGTCAGCTCGTAGCGGTGCCGGCGACGCCGGCCCAACGCCTGGTCCCGGGCCCGGTCCAGCTCCTGCGGGTCACCGGTCCAGGCGGTCTGCGCCGGATCGCCGACCACGGTCCAGGACGCCAGGCGGCCGCGCCGTCCGACCATCCGCCACTGCATCGGCGACACGTCCTGCGACTCGTCCACCACCACGTGCGCGTAGTCGCGGTAGTCCGCCGGACGCTCCCGGGCCGCCGCCCGCGCGGCGCGCTGCCGATCGGCGTACGTGCTCAGCTCCCGCACGCCGCCGGCGAGCTGGTACGGGTCGCGCTTCGGCTTCGCCCGCCGCACCGGCGTGCCGAGCAACGCGTCCAGCTCGTCCAGCAGGGCGATGTCGGCGACGGTCAGCCCGTCGGTGTCGAGCGTCCGGTAGGCGTCGGTGAGCAACCGGATCTCGGCCGAGGAGAGGACCCCGCCGGCGTACCGGCGCAGCCGCTCCGGCCGGGCCAGCCAGCCCAGCACGTGGCGCGGGTGCAGCCGGGGCCACCAGGCCTTGAGGAACTCGCGGAACTCCGGCCGCTCGATGATCTCGTCCTCGAACGCCGGCTGCTCCGGCAGCCGGCCCACCCGCAGCGTGCGGGCCTGCGCGAAGAGCGCGGCGAGCACCGCGTCGAACGCGGCCCGGCGCACCTCGTTACGGCGCGCGCCCCGGGTCAGCGTCCGGTCCCGCACCGCGTCCAGCGCCGGCCGGTCCAGCCGCAGCAGCTCCCCGCGGTAGAGCAGGCGCAGCTCCGCCGGGGAGTCCGGCACCGCGTCCCGGACCGCGCGCTCCAGCACCCGGCGCATCCGCAGCGAACCCTTCACCGCCGCCACCTCCGGCGGGTCGGTCCGGGTCGCGGACAGGCCCGGGAAGAGCGAGCCGAGCGAGTGCAGGGTGGCGGTCTCCTCGCCGAGCGACGGCAGCACCGACGCGATGTACTCGACGAACACGCCCGACGGCCCGACCACCAGGATGCCGCCGCCGGCGTACCGGGCCCGGTCGGAATAGAGCAGGTACGCGGCCCGGTGCAGGGCCACCGCCGTCTTGCCGGTGCCCGGGCCGCCGGAGACGATCGTGACGCCGTTGCCGGGGGAG is part of the Micromonospora sp. WMMD980 genome and encodes:
- a CDS encoding cation diffusion facilitator family transporter, producing MGAGHDHSGAVANAAHRHAGRLWAAFALLAALMLVEAVAAVTTGSLALLSDAGHMFTDVLGIGMALAAISATRRARTDPQRTFGLYRLEVLAALANAVLLGAVAIYVLVEAVRRFGEPPEVLAGPMLVVAVLGLFANVAAFALLRSGAQESINLRGAYLEVLGDLLGSLGVIGAALVIALTDWWWADPVVAVAIGLFILPRTWRLGRAAVRILVQAAPEHLQVTAVHDRLAAVPGVAEVHDLHVWTLTSGMDVASAHLTVDGGAEVANVLAAARAALHEDFSIDHATLQIEPGASAGTCGPTGW
- a CDS encoding SRPBCC family protein, whose amino-acid sequence is MQSSDSFSYTVQARCRRADAVDLLGDLSRQGELHPLIVRVRQLPPRPGALASYAITDRLELGPLHFPVTYQADVLIANDDEVVTVARQQPATTVRNHTRLRDEPDGVVRIDVEITLTAPAPLFGYAFRQARAAHLGLAARLGATLEGRPA
- a CDS encoding AAA family ATPase; translation: MTDQTTLDREIAAEQRHLDRVYARLAELRRSAAAAEREGYQLARVGTFGALVERDAMVFHAAQRRHVLDAEHEGLVFGRLDLRTGQVLHVGRLGVRADDAETLVVDWRAPAAAAFYQATPAEPRGVVRRRTIQSTAEKVTRIEDDLLDPEAAPPDLAVVGDGALLATLSRATGRGMRDIVATIQREQDEAIRSPGNGVTIVSGGPGTGKTAVALHRAAYLLYSDRARYAGGGILVVGPSGVFVEYIASVLPSLGEETATLHSLGSLFPGLSATRTDPPEVAAVKGSLRMRRVLERAVRDAVPDSPAELRLLYRGELLRLDRPALDAVRDRTLTRGARRNEVRRAAFDAVLAALFAQARTLRVGRLPEQPAFEDEIIERPEFREFLKAWWPRLHPRHVLGWLARPERLRRYAGGVLSSAEIRLLTDAYRTLDTDGLTVADIALLDELDALLGTPVRRAKPKRDPYQLAGGVRELSTYADRQRAARAAARERPADYRDYAHVVVDESQDVSPMQWRMVGRRGRLASWTVVGDPAQTAWTGDPQELDRARDQALGRRRRHRYELTTNYRNSAEIFAVAAAEIRRLYPDLALPDAVRSTGVPPVRRTVAAAELPAATVEAARTLLAEVEGTVGVITPVPRRDEVAGWLGELGGGRLQVVTSLQAKGMEYDGVVLVAPGEIRADPGSGVRTLYVALSRATQRLTTLDPVA
- a CDS encoding STAS domain-containing protein, whose protein sequence is MSLSIVKSLRPGGAVQIAPRGEIDVDTAYEVREAIAEVLAKGRPARIELNMRLVTFIDSVGISAMVAGFQTCEVSGVKLVVTEPSRFVHRQLWVTGLLGLFGAPEPWFADDTPEVLPGA
- a CDS encoding cellulose binding domain-containing protein; this encodes MRRSLAGLAAVALAATAAAVVVPLVTTGAPPASAAAAEPYTWKNVRIDGGGFVPGIVFNPTEKNLIYARTDIGGAYRWEQATGSWTPLLDWVGADRWGWNGVVSLATDPVQTNRVYAAVGMYTNDWDPNNGAILRSTDKGATWQATELPFKNGGNMPGRGMGERLAVDPNRNSVLYYGAEGGNGLWRSTDYGVTWARVAAFPNVGNYRADPNDSSGYQSQNQGLTWVSFDKSTGTAGAATNTIYVGVADKQNPVYRSTDAGVTWERIPGQPTGYLAHKGVVDPVGGFLYIATSDTGGPYDGGKGDVWRFDRATGAWTRISPVPSSSGDAYFGYSGLTIDRQHPNTLMVATQISWWPDAIFWRSTDGGATWTRIWDFTSYPNRSKRYAMDVSSVPWLTFGSNPAPPEETPKLGWMNESLEIDPFDSDRMMYGTGATIYGTTGLTKWDTGGTFTITPMVKGLEETAVLDLISPPSGAPLVSGLGDVGGFRHTDLGAVPPMMFTQPGFTSTTSLDYAETKPAVMVRAGNFTDSDRPNDSHVAFSTDGGANWFQGTEPGGINNGGTVAASADGGQFVWSPGDAGQQVVRSVGFGNSWTAATGIPANATVESDRVNPNKFYGVSAGKFYVSTNGGASFTATAATGLPTTGVKFKALPGVEGDLWLAGAGGLWHSTNSGASFTKLTGVSSAVNVGFGKAAPGKTYPALFTVGTVDGTAGVHRSDDAGATWVRINDDKHQYGNAGEALTGDPRVYGRVYLGTNGRGILVADRLGGTPTPTPTSASPTPTPSSPSPSPTPTPTPTPTPTAPSPTPTPSSTGRGCAAAYAVTNTWPGGFQGEVAVRNSGTTPIAGWTLTWTFPDGQRISQLWSGSYTQTGAAVTVTDAGWNGNLGVGGSTTVGFTGTATGGNRAPTVSCAAR